Proteins co-encoded in one Candidatus Thiodictyon syntrophicum genomic window:
- the glcF gene encoding glycolate oxidase subunit GlcF — MQTQILAQFLATPAGREADAILRSCVHCGFCTATCPTYQLLGDELDGPRGRIYQIKQVLEGQTPTRITQGHLDRCLGCRSCETTCPSGVRYARLADIGRHLVDERVARPWTQRLLRTALVGLVPHPARLAPLVRLGRLVRPLLPAALAAKVPRPRPAGDWPAPQGRRRVLALAGCVQAIATPLTNAAAARVLDRLGLDLIEAPQAGCCGALAYHLGAQAQGLDAMRRNIDAWWPAIESGCEAILITASACAATVKDYGDLLRDDPAYAERAARVASLARDPTEWLSAADLSPLGTPGRGRRIAFHAPCSLQHGQQIKGLAESILTRLGFVLTPVPDPHLCCGSAGTYSLTQPVLSRQLQANKVAALESGAPELIATANIGCQLHLEAGSRLPVVHWLELLDGG; from the coding sequence GTGCAGACCCAGATACTTGCGCAGTTCCTCGCCACCCCCGCGGGCCGCGAGGCGGACGCCATCCTGCGCAGCTGTGTGCATTGCGGCTTCTGCACCGCCACCTGCCCCACCTACCAACTGCTGGGCGATGAACTGGACGGGCCGCGCGGTCGCATCTACCAGATCAAGCAGGTCCTGGAGGGTCAGACCCCGACCCGCATCACCCAGGGGCACCTCGACCGCTGCCTGGGCTGCCGATCCTGCGAGACCACCTGCCCATCCGGCGTGCGCTATGCCCGCCTGGCCGACATCGGCCGGCACCTGGTGGACGAGCGCGTCGCCCGCCCCTGGACGCAAAGGCTGCTGCGCACCGCCCTGGTCGGCCTGGTGCCCCACCCGGCGCGCCTCGCCCCGCTGGTGCGGCTCGGTCGTTTGGTCCGGCCGCTGCTCCCCGCCGCGCTCGCCGCCAAGGTCCCGCGGCCCCGTCCCGCCGGGGACTGGCCGGCGCCCCAGGGCCGCCGTCGCGTCCTGGCCCTGGCCGGTTGTGTTCAGGCCATCGCCACCCCGCTCACCAACGCCGCCGCCGCCCGCGTCCTGGACCGCCTCGGCCTGGACCTGATCGAGGCCCCCCAGGCCGGCTGCTGCGGGGCCCTGGCCTATCACCTCGGGGCCCAGGCCCAGGGTCTGGACGCCATGCGCCGCAATATCGACGCCTGGTGGCCCGCGATCGAGTCCGGCTGCGAGGCCATCCTGATCACCGCCAGCGCCTGCGCCGCCACGGTCAAGGACTACGGCGATCTGCTGCGGGACGACCCCGCCTATGCTGAGCGCGCCGCCCGGGTCGCGTCCCTGGCCCGCGACCCCACCGAGTGGCTGTCCGCGGCGGACCTAAGCCCGCTGGGCACCCCCGGCCGCGGCCGACGCATCGCCTTCCACGCCCCCTGCAGCCTCCAGCACGGCCAGCAGATCAAGGGCCTGGCGGAGTCCATCCTCACCCGGCTCGGCTTCGTCCTGACCCCGGTCCCCGACCCCCATCTGTGCTGCGGCTCCGCCGGCACCTACTCACTCACCCAGCCCGTGTTGTCCCGGCAATTGCAGGCCAACAAGGTCGCCGCGTTGGAGTCCGGCGCCCCGGAACTGATCGCCACCGCCAATATCGGATGCCAACTGCACCTGGAGGCCGGGAGCCGGTTGCCGGTGGTTCATTGGCTGGAATTGCTGGATGGGGGCTAA
- a CDS encoding Uma2 family endonuclease: MPATAQAQTRHWLFTVDDYQRMGETGILREDDRVELIEGEIVSMPPIGSPHGGGVKHLNRLLAQAVGERAIVAVQDPVVLRPRSEPQPDIALLRPRPDFYAHSHPEAADVLLLIEVADSTLHYDLHVKVPLYARQGIPEVWVVDIAHRKVLRFSRPEGGTYRDHGPIDLQAPIALPGLPGCSVQLAVLF; the protein is encoded by the coding sequence ATGCCCGCGACCGCGCAAGCACAGACCCGCCACTGGCTGTTCACCGTCGATGACTACCAACGCATGGGAGAAACCGGCATCCTGCGCGAGGACGACCGGGTCGAACTGATCGAAGGAGAGATTGTCAGCATGCCACCCATCGGCAGCCCCCACGGGGGCGGGGTCAAGCACCTGAATCGACTGCTGGCCCAAGCGGTCGGCGAGCGCGCCATCGTCGCGGTTCAGGACCCGGTGGTACTACGCCCCCGTTCCGAGCCCCAACCCGACATCGCCCTCCTGCGCCCACGCCCGGACTTTTACGCCCACTCGCACCCCGAGGCTGCCGACGTCCTGCTGCTGATCGAGGTGGCCGACAGCACGCTGCATTACGATCTGCATGTGAAGGTCCCACTCTATGCCCGGCAGGGCATCCCCGAGGTCTGGGTGGTCGACATCGCACACCGCAAGGTGCTGCGGTTCAGTCGACCGGAGGGCGGTACCTACCGGGACCACGGTCCCATCGATCTTCAGGCCCCAATCGCCCTGCCAGGGCTGCCGGGATGCTCGGTGCAACTCGCCGTGCTGTTTTGA
- a CDS encoding inorganic phosphate transporter — MLTLLIAVVLTALVFEYINGFHDTANSIATVVATKVLAPMQAVALAATTNLIGALWGTAVAKTIATGLLDQGVVEVTSQVIICALIGGIVWNLVTWYLGLPSSSSHALIGGLCGAAIAAAHGQWGAVIWSQPTDPWYKGAGILWKVVVPMVSSPVAGFVGGYLLMGVLFALFWAMSRSGGVLMRIARPRWGNAFFGKAQLVSAGYMGLAHGLNDAQKTMGIIALALVSAHQAGTLATLPTWLDWMRPSETALAHGDIDLWIKLTCAVTMAAGTAVGGWRIIKTLGHKLVHLHPIHGFAAETSAATVITIASSLGIPVSTTHNISAAIMGVGAAKRFSAVRWTVVERMLWAWLLTIPAAGGIAYGLVKVLQAFGLD, encoded by the coding sequence GTGCTGACGCTTCTCATCGCGGTGGTCCTCACCGCCCTCGTCTTCGAGTACATCAACGGCTTCCACGACACCGCCAACTCCATCGCCACGGTGGTCGCGACCAAGGTGCTGGCGCCGATGCAGGCGGTTGCACTCGCCGCCACCACCAACCTGATCGGGGCCCTCTGGGGCACCGCCGTGGCCAAGACCATCGCCACCGGACTGCTGGACCAGGGCGTCGTCGAGGTCACCTCCCAGGTCATCATCTGCGCCCTGATCGGCGGCATCGTCTGGAACCTGGTGACCTGGTACCTGGGCCTGCCGTCCTCCTCCTCCCACGCCCTGATCGGCGGCCTGTGCGGCGCCGCGATTGCCGCCGCCCATGGACAATGGGGGGCCGTGATCTGGTCCCAGCCCACCGACCCCTGGTACAAAGGCGCCGGGATCCTCTGGAAGGTGGTGGTACCGATGGTCAGCAGCCCGGTCGCGGGCTTCGTCGGCGGTTACCTGTTGATGGGGGTGCTGTTCGCCCTCTTCTGGGCCATGTCGCGCAGCGGCGGGGTCCTCATGCGCATCGCCCGCCCCCGCTGGGGCAACGCCTTCTTCGGCAAGGCGCAGCTCGTCTCCGCGGGCTACATGGGCCTGGCCCACGGCCTCAACGACGCGCAGAAGACCATGGGCATCATCGCCCTCGCGCTGGTTTCGGCCCACCAGGCCGGGACCCTCGCCACCCTGCCGACCTGGCTCGACTGGATGCGCCCGAGCGAAACGGCGCTCGCCCACGGCGACATCGACCTCTGGATCAAGCTCACCTGCGCCGTCACCATGGCCGCCGGGACCGCGGTGGGCGGCTGGCGGATCATCAAGACCCTGGGCCACAAGCTGGTGCACCTGCACCCCATCCACGGCTTCGCCGCCGAGACCTCCGCCGCCACCGTCATCACCATTGCCTCCAGCCTCGGCATCCCCGTCTCCACCACCCACAACATCTCCGCCGCCATCATGGGGGTGGGGGCCGCCAAGCGCTTCTCCGCCGTGCGCTGGACCGTGGTCGAGCGGATGCTATGGGCCTGGCTTCTGACCATCCCGGCGGCTGGCGGCATTGCCTATGGATTGGTGAAAGTGCTGCAGGCGTTTGGGTTGGATTGA
- a CDS encoding DUF47 domain-containing protein, protein MFSLQTIFGKGNQFFGLLEQAATAAADSTKALYVMLRSNDKAPALDAFRHARERERAIADKINEELVNSFVTALEREDIEALSSALVRIPKQVERFAERYTLATRLLEGIDFAPRAAMLEQAALVVAEMVRQLRRMKLEKMRVLNDRLRSIESEADRLMLELYRDLYSGRYEGQQMFLIKEFFEILEKAIDRCREAGAVAYQIALKNS, encoded by the coding sequence ATGTTTTCGCTCCAGACGATCTTCGGCAAGGGCAACCAGTTCTTCGGGCTGCTCGAACAGGCGGCGACCGCCGCGGCCGACAGCACCAAGGCCCTGTATGTCATGCTGCGCAGCAACGACAAGGCCCCGGCGCTGGACGCCTTCCGGCACGCCCGCGAGCGCGAGCGCGCCATCGCCGACAAGATCAACGAGGAGTTGGTCAACAGCTTCGTCACCGCGCTGGAGCGCGAGGACATCGAGGCCCTGAGCTCCGCCCTGGTGCGCATCCCCAAGCAGGTGGAGCGCTTCGCCGAACGCTACACACTGGCCACCCGGCTCCTGGAAGGGATCGACTTTGCCCCCCGCGCCGCCATGCTCGAACAGGCCGCCCTGGTGGTGGCCGAGATGGTCCGGCAACTGCGCCGCATGAAGCTGGAGAAGATGCGGGTCTTGAACGACCGCCTGCGCTCGATCGAGAGCGAGGCCGACCGGCTGATGCTGGAACTCTACCGCGACCTCTACTCCGGCCGCTACGAGGGCCAGCAGATGTTCCTGATCAAGGAGTTCTTCGAGATCCTGGAAAAGGCGATCGACCGCTGCCGCGAGGCCGGGGCAGTCGCCTACCAGATCGCGCTGAAGAACAGTTGA
- a CDS encoding AbrB family transcriptional regulator, with amino-acid sequence MRSRSKLGPADRRERPEETGRFRAIPVREDPIAALRASGKGGATARLLADRQADREGQ; translated from the coding sequence ATGCGCAGCCGCTCCAAGTTGGGCCCCGCCGACCGTCGGGAGCGGCCGGAGGAGACGGGTCGATTCCGGGCGATTCCGGTCCGGGAGGACCCCATCGCCGCCTTGCGCGCCAGCGGGAAGGGGGGCGCCACCGCGCGACTGCTCGCCGACCGTCAGGCGGACCGCGAGGGGCAGTGA
- a CDS encoding class I SAM-dependent methyltransferase, with amino-acid sequence MPRVDTDTFYRNALERYGHNAQGAHWESARTQRVRFAVLRRLLPADLSALTLVDVGCGLGDLFRYLEVQGDRPGAYVGIDVVEPMVEIARLRTDGEILLLDALRDPLPGADYYLCSGAMNTLTREETRLFIERCLAASRLGFVFNLLRGEDDCDTFNYWEPEDIEALAQELGTDCAIETGYMHRDFSAALRHPVQGAISTDVVAKTV; translated from the coding sequence ATGCCCAGAGTCGACACCGATACCTTCTACCGCAACGCCCTTGAGCGCTACGGCCACAATGCCCAAGGCGCCCACTGGGAGTCCGCCCGCACCCAGCGGGTTCGCTTCGCCGTACTGCGCCGCCTGCTGCCCGCCGACCTGTCGGCCCTGACCCTGGTCGATGTGGGCTGCGGCCTGGGCGACCTCTTTCGTTACCTGGAGGTCCAGGGCGACCGGCCGGGCGCCTATGTAGGTATCGATGTGGTTGAGCCGATGGTGGAGATCGCACGCCTGCGCACCGACGGGGAGATTCTGTTGCTCGATGCGCTGCGTGACCCCTTGCCCGGGGCGGACTACTACCTGTGCAGCGGCGCCATGAATACCCTGACCCGGGAGGAGACCCGTCTCTTCATCGAGCGCTGTCTGGCCGCCTCCCGGCTGGGGTTCGTCTTCAACCTGCTGCGCGGCGAGGACGACTGCGACACCTTCAACTACTGGGAGCCGGAAGACATTGAGGCCCTGGCCCAGGAACTGGGGACCGACTGCGCGATCGAGACCGGTTACATGCACCGGGACTTCAGTGCCGCCTTGCGCCACCCGGTGCAGGGTGCGATCAGCACTGATGTCGTCGCGAAGACGGTGTAG
- a CDS encoding DUF433 domain-containing protein, with amino-acid sequence MSGLPLPTLPAYSEYATMAHRFDRITTDPARMNGQPCIRGLRLTARRVVAAVALYPDRDELKREYPELEDEDIRQALEYAAECIADEILALDAA; translated from the coding sequence TTGTCGGGCCTACCCTTGCCGACCCTGCCCGCCTATTCGGAGTACGCGACCATGGCCCACCGATTCGACCGCATCACCACCGATCCCGCCCGCATGAACGGCCAGCCCTGCATCCGCGGCCTGCGCCTCACCGCCAGGCGCGTGGTTGCGGCCGTCGCACTCTACCCGGACCGCGATGAACTCAAGCGCGAGTACCCGGAGTTGGAAGACGAAGACATCCGCCAAGCCCTGGAGTACGCGGCGGAATGCATCGCTGACGAAATCCTCGCCCTGGACGCGGCGTGA
- a CDS encoding DUF5615 family PIN-like protein has product MTPLMLDQGLPRSTPRHLQQLGIQATHVADIGLSRANDSRIIDQARSDGTTIVTLVRARLKRAQAHYAAWLAEQRR; this is encoded by the coding sequence GTGACGCCCCTGATGCTCGATCAGGGGTTGCCGCGCAGCACGCCCAGGCACCTGCAACAACTCGGCATCCAGGCTACTCACGTCGCGGATATCGGACTGAGCCGGGCCAACGACAGCCGGATCATCGACCAGGCGCGGTCGGACGGGACCACCATCGTCACCCTTGTGAGAGCCAGGCTCAAGCGGGCGCAAGCGCATTATGCGGCATGGTTAGCGGAGCAGAGGAGATAA
- a CDS encoding helix-turn-helix domain-containing protein, which produces MSDEHDIPVQASSGNVFSDLGRPDAEEALARVRLAQQIAEVIERKDLSQIEAAALMGIDQPKVSALMRGRLSGFSTDRLFRFEFLQPDCG; this is translated from the coding sequence ATGAGCGATGAACACGACATCCCCGTCCAGGCCAGTAGCGGCAATGTCTTTTCAGACCTTGGCCGACCTGATGCCGAGGAGGCATTGGCGCGTGTGCGGCTGGCCCAACAGATTGCGGAGGTCATTGAACGCAAAGACCTCAGTCAGATCGAAGCCGCGGCCCTGATGGGCATTGACCAGCCCAAGGTTTCCGCTCTGATGCGAGGGAGGTTGTCCGGTTTCTCGACTGACCGACTGTTCCGTTTTGAGTTTCTTCAGCCGGATTGCGGGTAA
- a CDS encoding tetratricopeptide repeat protein translates to MKIKPQAPEILRIPYASFDVSVLPSNAREPGSDAFDNAVLIYFAAKYAAKNFDAAVTCSDGIIRVLAWARGGLEPKAYVVGLLQHRALAEALPLLETMDEMMEDADIAYNRGICLSEMGRLEECIEPLERCLRIDLNYGNARVGLGVALARLRRSEEAEQVLRQALAAEPHNNFAARNLAAVLANLEKYADAVPLLRQVLATEPDDPTASLALGECLEALGPDHKSEAIKVYKRIMTHFPNTPLADAAVAGLNRLASDDLHRAGADKPRLDAIMYMQSTLERFADLPQQEVGQIVLEIARLGQSGLAVNDPSKRYHLKTLPGDFSGLELVSMMHVGVLMFDPNAKMQTGLDREYEIAVSLYGDKR, encoded by the coding sequence ATGAAAATCAAGCCTCAAGCCCCAGAGATCCTCCGCATTCCGTACGCGTCGTTCGATGTGTCGGTACTCCCGAGCAATGCCCGCGAGCCAGGCAGCGACGCGTTCGACAACGCGGTACTCATCTACTTCGCCGCCAAGTATGCGGCGAAGAACTTCGATGCGGCGGTCACTTGCAGCGATGGCATTATCCGGGTGCTGGCGTGGGCGCGCGGCGGGTTGGAGCCGAAGGCGTATGTGGTCGGGCTGCTCCAGCACCGCGCACTTGCGGAAGCGTTGCCGCTTCTCGAAACCATGGACGAGATGATGGAGGACGCGGATATCGCCTATAACCGAGGTATTTGTCTGAGCGAGATGGGGCGGCTTGAAGAGTGTATCGAGCCGCTTGAGCGCTGCCTGAGGATCGACCTGAACTACGGGAACGCCCGCGTTGGTCTTGGTGTGGCATTGGCGCGTCTGCGCCGATCCGAAGAGGCCGAGCAGGTGTTACGTCAGGCACTCGCGGCCGAGCCCCATAACAACTTCGCTGCCCGCAACTTGGCCGCGGTGCTGGCCAATCTCGAAAAGTATGCCGATGCGGTGCCCCTGCTCCGCCAGGTGCTCGCGACGGAACCCGACGATCCCACCGCGAGCTTGGCCCTCGGCGAATGTCTCGAAGCGCTTGGCCCCGACCATAAGAGTGAAGCGATCAAGGTCTACAAACGGATCATGACGCACTTTCCCAATACGCCGCTGGCGGATGCGGCTGTTGCTGGACTCAACCGTCTCGCCAGCGACGATCTACACCGTGCCGGCGCCGACAAGCCGCGGCTTGACGCGATCATGTATATGCAGAGCACGCTGGAGCGCTTCGCCGACCTACCGCAACAGGAAGTCGGCCAGATCGTGTTAGAGATTGCCCGGCTCGGCCAATCCGGGCTTGCCGTCAACGACCCGAGCAAGCGCTATCACCTGAAGACGCTGCCGGGCGATTTCTCGGGTCTTGAGTTGGTCAGTATGATGCATGTGGGCGTGCTGATGTTTGATCCAAACGCCAAGATGCAGACCGGCCTTGATCGGGAATACGAGATCGCTGTCAGCTTATATGGTGATAAGCGCTGA
- a CDS encoding type II toxin-antitoxin system HicB family antitoxin — MTVLKYRYWQDEGMWLGYLEEYPDYMTQGETLEDLQENLRDLYKDMTSGAIPSVRRVGELAVA; from the coding sequence ATGACAGTGCTCAAGTATAGGTATTGGCAAGATGAAGGCATGTGGCTTGGGTATCTGGAAGAATACCCAGATTACATGACGCAAGGTGAAACGCTGGAAGACCTCCAGGAAAACCTGCGAGACCTTTACAAGGACATGACTAGCGGTGCCATCCCTTCTGTACGCCGTGTCGGAGAACTCGCCGTCGCATGA
- a CDS encoding IS4 family transposase: MAHGLPRCKSDTGGYCKARQRLPTEMPRTLARETGALVSDAIPQHWQWQNRRVWLVDGTIVSMPDTRANQIRWPQPATQAPGLGFPHCRLVGLIGLGSGALCDALIAPCEGKGSDEQTLLRQLLPRLKAGDILVGDAFFPTYFLLCALVAAGIDGVFEQYGARRRSTNFSVGQRRGPRDHLIVLPKPKRPEWLSPADYARVPATLTVRELAAGGKILVATLLCPSRYPKSAINALYRQRWSVELDLRNIKTTLGMDQLSCKTPAMVEKEIWIYLLAYNLIRLLMAQSALLADQIPRQLSFKHTVQLWTLWQPYRDALATALIINPAKT; encoded by the coding sequence ATGGCCCATGGTCTGCCGCGTTGCAAGAGCGACACCGGCGGCTATTGTAAGGCGCGCCAGCGCCTGCCGACGGAGATGCCCAGGACGCTGGCCCGAGAGACCGGCGCGCTGGTATCGGACGCGATCCCGCAGCACTGGCAGTGGCAGAACCGCCGGGTGTGGTTGGTCGATGGCACGATCGTGTCGATGCCCGACACCCGCGCGAACCAGATCCGTTGGCCGCAGCCCGCCACCCAGGCGCCGGGGTTGGGGTTTCCGCACTGCCGCCTGGTCGGGCTCATCGGCTTGGGCAGCGGCGCCCTGTGCGATGCCCTGATCGCCCCCTGCGAGGGCAAAGGCAGCGACGAGCAGACGTTGCTGCGCCAACTCCTCCCGCGCCTGAAAGCGGGCGATATCTTGGTCGGCGACGCGTTCTTTCCGACCTATTTCCTGCTGTGCGCGCTGGTTGCAGCCGGTATCGACGGCGTCTTCGAGCAGTACGGCGCGCGTCGGCGTAGCACGAATTTCTCTGTCGGTCAGAGGCGTGGCCCACGCGACCATCTCATCGTACTGCCTAAGCCGAAGCGTCCCGAGTGGCTGAGTCCAGCCGACTACGCCCGCGTGCCGGCCACTCTGACGGTGCGCGAACTGGCGGCCGGCGGCAAGATCCTGGTGGCGACACTGTTGTGCCCCAGCCGCTATCCGAAGTCGGCGATCAACGCCCTCTACCGGCAGCGTTGGAGTGTCGAACTCGACCTGAGGAACATCAAAACCACCCTCGGGATGGACCAACTCTCCTGCAAAACCCCGGCGATGGTGGAGAAGGAGATCTGGATCTACCTGCTCGCCTACAATCTGATCCGTCTCCTGATGGCACAGTCGGCACTGCTGGCCGACCAGATCCCGCGCCAACTCAGCTTCAAGCACACCGTGCAACTGTGGACCCTGTGGCAACCGTACCGCGACGCCCTCGCCACGGCCTTGATCATAAATCCGGCCAAGACCTAG
- a CDS encoding DUF6399 domain-containing protein, giving the protein MKHRSRLERAEQRGAAVARLATGQPQRHVAAELGVARSTLQDWCKPTPVGAAPAVLAAFVATPEGVQWLHQVVVAAHFVITLHGGAGVRMVCEFLKLSGLSAFVGASYGTHQALNAALEEMVVAVAREQRAALAVGMPHRAITACEDETFHPQILLVMLEPVSNFLLREQYAADRTAATWTQALRAGLDGLNVTVIQGTSDEATALRRHIQTDCAAHHSPDLFHVQQEVSKGTSLHLVRHVKQAGASVAAAQTSLDAERATAQAYDAQSPRPRGRPPAFAPRIEAALAVVVQAEADQVQAQARQAEARELVRELGTLYHPYELEQGQAQPVARIAQRFADVWTRLQQLADAADLPTRARERLAKAQRLTIQFLATITFFFATVQAKVEALNLPPAVELALLTQLIPALYLERVANRSTLAEPRHRLHALSRQLLEPLRQRDHPLQALPEAERARLEQVAGDCADLFQRSSSSVEGRNGQLSLHHHGRHRLSDRKLEALTAVHNFHLRRPDGTTAAERFFGRAHETLFAQVLQRMPLPPPPARRRPRPPKPPALLPVAA; this is encoded by the coding sequence GTGAAGCACCGCTCGCGCCTGGAGCGAGCCGAACAGCGCGGGGCGGCCGTGGCCCGCTTGGCGACGGGGCAGCCGCAACGCCACGTCGCCGCCGAACTGGGCGTGGCGCGCAGCACCTTGCAGGACTGGTGCAAGCCGACCCCGGTCGGCGCGGCCCCGGCGGTGTTGGCAGCCTTCGTGGCGACCCCTGAGGGCGTGCAGTGGCTGCACCAAGTGGTGGTGGCGGCGCACTTCGTCATCACGCTGCACGGCGGTGCCGGGGTGCGGATGGTGTGTGAATTCTTGAAGTTGAGTGGGTTGTCGGCGTTCGTCGGCGCGAGCTATGGCACCCACCAGGCCCTCAATGCGGCCTTGGAGGAGATGGTGGTCGCCGTGGCGCGTGAGCAACGGGCGGCGTTGGCGGTGGGCATGCCGCACCGCGCGATCACGGCGTGCGAGGATGAGACCTTTCATCCGCAGATTTTGTTGGTCATGTTGGAGCCGGTGTCGAACTTTCTGCTGCGCGAACAGTACGCCGCCGATCGCACGGCGGCCACCTGGACGCAGGCGTTGCGCGCGGGTCTGGACGGCTTGAACGTGACCGTGATCCAGGGCACCAGCGACGAGGCCACAGCGTTGCGCCGCCATATCCAGACGGATTGTGCGGCCCATCATTCCCCGGACCTGTTTCATGTGCAACAGGAGGTGTCCAAGGGCACCAGCCTACACTTGGTCCGCCACGTGAAACAGGCGGGCGCCAGCGTCGCGGCCGCCCAGACGTCGCTGGACGCTGAGCGGGCGACCGCGCAGGCCTATGACGCCCAATCCCCGCGTCCGCGCGGGCGCCCACCGGCGTTCGCGCCCCGCATTGAAGCCGCCCTGGCGGTCGTGGTGCAGGCCGAAGCCGATCAGGTACAGGCGCAAGCGCGTCAGGCCGAGGCCCGTGAACTGGTGCGTGAGTTGGGGACCCTCTATCACCCCTATGAGTTGGAGCAGGGACAGGCGCAGCCCGTGGCGCGCATCGCGCAACGCTTTGCCGACGTGTGGACGCGGCTGCAACAGCTGGCCGACGCGGCCGATCTGCCAACGCGCGCCCGTGAGCGCCTGGCCAAGGCGCAGCGCCTGACGATTCAGTTCCTTGCCACCATTACCTTTTTCTTTGCGACCGTGCAGGCCAAGGTCGAGGCGCTGAATCTGCCGCCCGCCGTGGAACTGGCGTTGCTCACGCAGCTGATTCCGGCGCTCTACCTCGAGCGCGTCGCCAATCGCAGCACGCTCGCTGAACCGCGCCACCGTCTGCACGCCCTGAGCCGGCAGTTGCTCGAACCGCTGCGCCAACGCGATCATCCGCTCCAGGCCCTCCCAGAGGCCGAGCGCGCGCGCCTCGAACAGGTGGCCGGTGACTGCGCCGACCTGTTCCAGCGCAGCAGTTCCAGCGTGGAGGGGCGCAACGGCCAACTGTCCCTACATCACCATGGCCGACATCGCCTGAGCGACCGCAAGCTCGAGGCACTGACCGCCGTACATAACTTCCACCTCCGTCGCCCCGACGGGACCACTGCCGCTGAGCGCTTCTTCGGCCGGGCCCACGAAACGCTGTTCGCGCAGGTGCTCCAGCGCATGCCGTTGCCCCCGCCGCCAGCGCGCCGACGACCGCGCCCGCCCAAGCCGCCCGCGCTCCTGCCGGTAGCGGCGTAA
- a CDS encoding IS1380 family transposase, translated as MRRLIIAKSEADFTSHAGLGLIGMAISQHTDLAKDATAAAPARSDAIPHVKILTSYIGLLCLGKSDFEAITAFRQDPYFAEALGVDQVPSAVTLRQRLDAHAAVFMAPILDASIAFLQRIAAPITPLANGLVALDADVTPLNNAKTKKEGVSRTYKGDDGFAPMAAYLGQEGYCLEWELRAGSQHCQKDTPALLERVLTRARRLTALPLLLRLDSGNDALDNIATVIAHNEAHPDAAPVHYLIKWNPRQESPTQWLTYAEEYGDWSTPRPGKRVALFEVRDTRFLDGYEYPLRRVMRVIERTIDKHGQHLLIPDIEIEGWWSSLEFDEETIIALYADHATSEQFHSEFKTDLDIERLPSGKFVTNALVLACAAFAYNVLRWIGQTGLFGPDAPPRHPAKRRRLRTVMQELMYVAARLIVTGRRLKLAFGYGCRIVPVFRRLYAQLAGP; from the coding sequence GTGCGACGGCTCATCATTGCGAAATCCGAGGCTGATTTTACTTCCCACGCGGGATTGGGACTGATCGGGATGGCGATTAGTCAGCACACCGACCTAGCGAAAGATGCGACCGCAGCGGCGCCGGCCCGGAGCGATGCCATACCGCATGTGAAGATCCTGACTAGCTACATCGGGCTGCTGTGTTTGGGCAAGAGCGACTTTGAAGCGATCACGGCGTTCCGGCAGGACCCGTATTTCGCTGAGGCGTTGGGTGTCGACCAGGTTCCCTCGGCCGTCACGTTGCGCCAGCGCCTTGATGCCCACGCGGCGGTGTTCATGGCGCCGATACTCGATGCATCCATCGCGTTTCTGCAGCGTATCGCGGCACCGATTACGCCGCTGGCCAATGGGCTGGTCGCGCTGGATGCGGATGTCACCCCGCTGAACAACGCCAAGACCAAGAAAGAGGGTGTCTCGCGCACCTACAAGGGTGACGACGGGTTCGCCCCAATGGCGGCCTATCTTGGCCAAGAGGGGTACTGTTTGGAGTGGGAGTTGCGGGCGGGTAGCCAGCACTGCCAGAAGGACACCCCCGCGTTGCTGGAGCGGGTGCTGACGCGGGCCCGCCGACTGACCGCGCTGCCGTTGCTGCTGCGCCTGGACAGCGGCAATGACGCGCTCGACAACATCGCCACGGTCATTGCGCACAATGAGGCGCACCCGGACGCCGCCCCGGTGCACTACCTGATCAAGTGGAACCCGCGCCAAGAAAGTCCAACGCAGTGGCTGACTTACGCCGAGGAGTACGGCGACTGGAGCACGCCGCGCCCGGGTAAGCGCGTGGCCCTGTTCGAGGTGCGCGACACCCGCTTTTTGGACGGGTACGAGTACCCTCTGCGCCGCGTCATGCGCGTTATCGAGCGCACCATCGACAAGCATGGTCAGCACCTCCTGATTCCCGACATTGAAATCGAAGGCTGGTGGAGCAGCCTGGAATTCGATGAAGAAACCATCATTGCGCTCTATGCCGACCATGCCACCTCCGAACAATTCCACAGCGAATTTAAGACCGACCTGGACATTGAGCGACTCCCCTCAGGAAAGTTTGTGACCAACGCACTGGTATTGGCCTGTGCCGCATTCGCTTACAACGTCCTGCGCTGGATCGGCCAGACCGGTCTCTTTGGGCCGGATGCCCCGCCCCGCCACCCGGCTAAGCGGCGACGCCTGCGCACCGTGATGCAGGAACTGATGTACGTTGCCGCCCGCCTGATCGTCACCGGCCGCCGCCTCAAACTGGCCTTCGGCTATGGTTGCCGGATCGTCCCTGTCTTCCGTCGCTTGTACGCCCAATTGGCCGGTCCCTGA